TTCACCAATATGGGAATACACGTTTGTCGCTTGGAACACCTCTACTAATACCAATGGTAAATTATATGATGCTACAGCAGCTGTAGTTAAAGATGTATTTGATACTGGTCTACCATCCACTTGTGCTGTTGCAGCTGACCCATCAAATAACTTTATGGTTGCCGGTGAGGATAAAGCAAGGTTTTATACTCCTATGGGTGACACTGTTGTGAGTATATTTACCTTTGGAACTGGGTCACATCCTGATGTAGCATCAGGGATATCTGGTAGTTTTGCATTTGTGTGGCATGGCCCGGCTACAGGAATAATTTCAAATTTCTGGCGTCCTTGGTGGACATTTATGTTCTATTTTTGTGAAGAAAAGTATAATGTTGGTCCATTGAGGGAACAATTTAGGTATCTTGAAAGATTTGGGTCAGGGTTAATTAACTTGACTACACAACGTGACTACAATGGAGACGAAACGTATAAATATATTGTCCAAAAAGACCCAAACCCTGGCGATGCTAATCCACCTTTGTATGTGTTGAACCGTAACAAGTGGAAATTAGGTGAAAAAGATGTTGGAGACCCAAATGTATTACAGGAATTTTTAGAGTGGTCTGTGAATAAGTTTCCGGCATCAAACTACTGTCTTGTAATGAGAGACCACGGTAACGGCTGGTCAAAGAGGCTCGCCTCGTGGAAGAGAAAAGGGGGATACATTGATTGGGGAGGCAACAAATTAACTAATAAAGAACTTAACCAAGCTTTGAAGAATTTCAGTAGTGCTACTGGTGAGCGTATTGATGTTATAGTCCACAGTGCGTGTCTACTGGCGAATCTGGAGATGGCATACGAGATACATGATAATGTTGATGTGATGGCTGCATCTGAGGAGAAAATGTATACCTATTATCATCCATATCATAATATGATTGATGCTCTACTTAAACTAGATAGTCCTGATACTGCATTTAGCAGTAAGACAACAGGTAAGGTTGTACTCGCTAAATACCGTGATACACTTAATATAACTCCGTTCACAGATGTTACTTTTTCTGTCACAGATGAAGCCAAAATCCAAACCGCTGCAGATAGGCTACACGCCCTTGTCAACGCAATGATATGGGGTGCAGATTGGGATAAAGTTGTACAAGCAAGAGCTAATGCTCAGGTGATGGTCAATGCAAAGCATTTTGTTGATATTTGGGACTTTTGTGACGAACTTATTGCCCTCAATGCTTATGTTAATGAGGCTACAAATTGCAGGACTGCGTTGAGTGATGCAAAGATTGACGAATGGCATAAAGCGGGTGTACCAGATGCTAAATTGTTAACTATACATTTTCCAGATACTAATCAGACAGCGGAGTTAAAATTGGATTTGTACAGAAATAGTGCTACGCTCGCTACAGATGCAGTGAGTGGATGGGCTACATTTCTGCAAGTTTATCATACACTGGGGACAGAACCAATCAGACCGAGAGATTTATTGTGGGTCACTATTCCCAATGGATTTCACCTTTAGTGGAACTCTGCAAAAGATGCCGATGGTATTGATAGTTATGTCTTATGGCAGATTGAAGATATTTTTGAGATATTTTCAGATACAGTGGCTAATGCTAAAGTAGAGGATTGGAGCTTTTACGGGTTTAGTGTTGATTCTACTCTCTATAATACTGAAAATTATGCATATTTCTCAAGACCAGAGCATAATACATATTTTACTCCAGATACCAGAAACCTGATGGTATTGAACAGCCCATTGTTTATACCAGACTCGGGGTATACTGAGCTATCTTTCTGGCGAGTCTTTAATTTAGGTACCGATGACTCAAGCTTAGTGGAGATATCTACAAACTATGGCTCAAGTTGGCTACCAATTGTGAGTTATGTGGATTCAAATTCTGTAGACTATTGGGAATTTTGCAACCTTTCTTCATTTGCTGGAGATTCAATCCTTATCAGGTTTAGATATGTATGTCGGGCTGATACTATGGATACTTTGATGCCAGAAGGAATGTATATTGACGACATAAGCCTTGTTAATTATATGAACGATACCTTATTCTCAGATATTGCCGATACATGTTATGATGTTACAGGGTTATCCGATGTAGACTATATGTATAGGGCGAGAGCAAGAGATAACCTTTCAAACTTGGGTGAATGGTCAAATCCTGTTATAGCTACTTATATTAGTGGGGTTGTAGAGGCAAGGTTACCTCGTCCTTACGAATTCACCTTATACCAGAATTTCCCAAATCCCTTTACTATTAAAACCACCATCCGCTACACAATACCAAAATCTACACAGGTTAGCCTGAAAATCTACGACATAACCGGTAGGCTAGTGGAGACTCTGGTGAATAGCAAGATACTCCCCGGTTACCACACAGCAACCTGGGATAGTAAAGAAGTCGCCAGTGGCATATACTTTGTGCGTATGGAGGCAGGGGATTACAAACAAACTAGGAAAATAATCCTAGTCCAATAGTATGGAGGGATTATGTCAAAATTATTAAGATGGGTACCGGGATATTGGAGATAGTATAAAAAAGAGAGTTATAAAACTTTAATTTCAATAATAAGACCGTGGTTGCAATGATATTTAAAAAAGGAGATTAAGATTGTGGAGATAACCAAAAGTTCAAGACACCAAAAGATAATAGGTAACTTCGGTGAAAACCTAATATGCAATTGGCTATCTCGGTCAGGATTTGAAGTAACGCTTGTTGACCACACTGGGATTGATATTATAGCCTACAACCCATCGATAAAACAACGGCTTGGCATCACTGTCAAGTCAAGGACAAGGAATATTGGGAGAGAGCGAGATAGTGTTACTATATTTTTTCATCAGAGAAAAAAGAACGATCGTCAGAAATTATTGGATGCTTGCAAAGCCTTTGCTTGTGAGCCATGGATCGCAGTTTACGTGGAAACCTCGGAGTTTGCCGATGTTTATCTTACAAGTTTGAGAAATTACGATGAAAAATATCGTCGTGGCAGGGGAGTCAACTATGATGATTGGAAAATGACAAAGAGAGATGAAGAACAATACAAAAAAGATTCCGATGTCAAGCACATTAGAATTGAATTTCACGCCACAAATTGGTGGAGTTT
This bacterium DNA region includes the following protein-coding sequences:
- a CDS encoding clostripain-related cysteine peptidase, translated to MCADTTGEFYASWTYSYYPEQGDPVYRIYKQNRSNIGVSDPVIISSSPSYLQSDISCSWAGKYTIVWDYTDWENSIFRIYAYFSVDGIIRIVASSGSSIGSPHVVVSPIWEYTFVAWNTSTNTNGKLYDATAAVVKDVFDTGLPSTCAVAADPSNNFMVAGEDKARFYTPMGDTVVSIFTFGTGSHPDVASGISGSFAFVWHGPATGIISNFWRPWWTFMFYFCEEKYNVGPLREQFRYLERFGSGLINLTTQRDYNGDETYKYIVQKDPNPGDANPPLYVLNRNKWKLGEKDVGDPNVLQEFLEWSVNKFPASNYCLVMRDHGNGWSKRLASWKRKGGYIDWGGNKLTNKELNQALKNFSSATGERIDVIVHSACLLANLEMAYEIHDNVDVMAASEEKMYTYYHPYHNMIDALLKLDSPDTAFSSKTTGKVVLAKYRDTLNITPFTDVTFSVTDEAKIQTAADRLHALVNAMIWGADWDKVVQARANAQVMVNAKHFVDIWDFCDELIALNAYVNEATNCRTALSDAKIDEWHKAGVPDAKLLTIHFPDTNQTAELKLDLYRNSATLATDAVSGWATFLQVYHTLGTEPIRPRDLLWVTIPNGFHL
- a CDS encoding T9SS type A sorting domain-containing protein, whose product is MANAKVEDWSFYGFSVDSTLYNTENYAYFSRPEHNTYFTPDTRNLMVLNSPLFIPDSGYTELSFWRVFNLGTDDSSLVEISTNYGSSWLPIVSYVDSNSVDYWEFCNLSSFAGDSILIRFRYVCRADTMDTLMPEGMYIDDISLVNYMNDTLFSDIADTCYDVTGLSDVDYMYRARARDNLSNLGEWSNPVIATYISGVVEARLPRPYEFTLYQNFPNPFTIKTTIRYTIPKSTQVSLKIYDITGRLVETLVNSKILPGYHTATWDSKEVASGIYFVRMEAGDYKQTRKIILVQ